Proteins from a genomic interval of Lathamus discolor isolate bLatDis1 chromosome 19, bLatDis1.hap1, whole genome shotgun sequence:
- the KLHDC8A gene encoding kelch domain-containing protein 8A, translating to MELANSKDFQWKTLAPLPSRRVYSTLVEAGGQVFAIGGCDDNGVPMDCFEVYSPEADQWTSLPPMPTARAGVAVATLGKRIMVIGGVGVNQLPVKIVEMYNTDEGKWKKRNSLREAAMGISVTAKDYRVYAAGGMGSDLRPHNYLQHYDMLKDIWVSLAAMPTPRYAATSFLRGTKIYVLGGRQSKYAINAFEVFDTETRSWTKFPNIPNKRAFSSFVPTEDKLFSLGGLRQGRLYRQPKFMRTVDMFDMEQGGWMKMERSSYLKKRRADFVAGYLKGRVVVAGGLGNQPTVLESAEAFHPEKNKWESLPPMPTPRCACSSIVLHNCLLAVGGVSQGLSSAVEALCISDP from the exons ATGGAGCTCGCTAACAGCAAAGATTTCCAATGGAAAACCCTGGCCCCGCTCCCAAGCCGCAGGGTCTACTCCACGCTGGTGGAAGCTGGGGGACAAGTGTTTGCCATCGGGGGCTGCGATGACAACGGGGTCCCCATGGACTGCTTTGAGGTCTACTCCCCCGAGGCCGACCAGTGGACATCGCTGCCCCCCATGCCCACGGCCAGGGCTGGGGTGGCCGTGGCCACTTTGGGCAAGAGGATCATGGTGATCGGAGGGGTCGGGGTGAATCAGCTGCCGGTGAAGATAGTGGAGATGTACAACACCGATGAGGGCAAGTGGAAGAAGAGGAACTCGCTGAGGGAGGCGGCCATGGGCATCTCTGTGACGGCAAAAG ACTACAGAGTCTATGCAGCCGGTGGGATGGGATCCGACCTGCGGCCACACAACTACCTGCAGCACTATGACATGCTGAAGGACATCTGGGTGTCACTGGCGGCCATGCCCACGCCCAGGTACGCTGCCACGTCCTTCCTGCGAGGCACCAAGATCTACGTGCTGG GTGGAAGGCAGTCCAAGTACGCCATCAATGCCTTCGAGGTCTTTGACACTGAGACCCGGTCGTGGACCAAGTTTCCCAACATCCCCAACAAAAGGGCCTTCTCCAGCTTCGTGCCCACTGAAGACAAGCTCTTCAGCCTCGGGGGCCTGCGCCAGGGCCGGCTCTACCGGCAGCCCAAGTTCATGAGGACCGTGGACATGTTTGACATGGAGCAAG GTGGCTGGATGAAGATGGAGCGCTCCTCCTACCTGAAGAAGAGGCGAGCAGACTTCGTGGCTGGCTACCTGAAAGGCAGAGTTGTCGTGGCTGGGGGACTCG GAAACCAGCCGACCGTCCTGGAGTCCGCGGAAGCCTTCCACCCCGAGAAGAACAAGTGGGAGAGCCTCCCCCCCATGCCCACCCCGCGCTGCGCCTGCTCCAGCATCGTGCTCCACAACTGCCTGCTGGCCGTGGGGGGGGTGAGCCAGGGCCTGAGCAGTGCCGTGGAGGCTCTGTGCATCTCCGACCCCTGA